From the genome of Carassius auratus strain Wakin chromosome 26, ASM336829v1, whole genome shotgun sequence, one region includes:
- the LOC113044105 gene encoding uncharacterized protein LOC113044105 isoform X2: MSQQKLRLIRPGNIFQSSTVQFCSLGPSVEDRSRLEKEGGSKAPVVWRVTVLEKVLSSLCSHHRLLLCHILKDMQEDYNISVTLRDAHRRQFTAGSLSCHADKKSLNEAPILTLSDCSVTAGICCRKACRLPTIAFSPLCVCLRNIHSNACQNTSMASVGQDICSNPTVCCAHSKLPSCQLQHNGDHNYISLVKETLITHQCDCNSHNRCHKGSRSPSPPPLSPKPVDLDCKIAVKSSILQIQDCKSLNMAPPPLLPHRTEDEDTALYSNTPLHVGSPDECCEKVALLPTQAEKENDHHCGSFLDLIDRVTEKFRSIQPSEKEQNLLAHASQISKTDDTHLTEIITTVLHNSSDKDYNLNELLQQHVATEQRSPQTRSRKRLETLVAMSKSPDLPSSRRQSLQIKRDLARLSQTSYFKRNIGFERDGSLKTGKAAQVTYSLVEQSDCRKLGRIPKAGDSKPVKDTLENLTTYAQTKETPNKQKRQETQPQLVSLEETMPLDDRAQLQTTISDRKVKAKAHKEKNLTIQVGRARRNIVPPQRFSSYVTEPRKMYFAACFSESIFTKHSLKDISSTALGSTEEIAWPNDICDKHPFQTDDKREDCDVPQNVTSSKNLISSKKEQPCEHKDNGRNPDKESARKRKPCQNSTSPSKRSKRHMTNSLNTDSQNPTETMSNFTTTESGQEDKTSLSGLKYESPIKLMFVSSVTGEDGVKYTLKAAASGSNSDGEMFDPCVDSSWSGSAIDEHFQDTVLESVSGRTVEHGGNKYTSTKVVSCDAVLPSCSNNEDEIQETLPIVHETSPVKRRPGRPKKIGPHIVKSVKRPIGRPPKPKITDFCPSTGTTGSSAVNHRTTEMSCKDNRNKNLKITIANGRSRRAKRVVSEDLSNIPEHQHVFELLNGGTHSEICSRKNSSNDELLKDHHFVMPIEERKFVSSGSNIKCQRQSDIAVSRKPGRPPKVKISGISVTVTTGSPRQRKIHIKRDTNDSHLRRKTLIEFQPSKDQKTICIPTDIHKDVVDAPKEHSQNTRGQFVPVRHSVRERKPSIHLLHSVATARSCALVRRSRKLLLNKVSCESSQNTKNNQEQGELPKNALSTRTKNVSCIQDVRFSTISMDSIFSSNEGFRWWPTLASPETLNEELARRIKLMSNTWVSDVGYQANKSEEIKSDFKSKTCEKLRGSAKKSASAIKMLFEGNCNMEKLCTWFMQSTETQSLAIVKKTTEKNPKDVFHYNLSRPNCKGNVCPSPQAERLRKHVKKFAKVVPKSPSMHKQAQEMLSKSTRLQAKRKLFNTSSFKQRHDVRHRMSRSRSTWVVYRTALLRARLKFKTKPRTTLGGDMAHKVFGDQMSTRTSGAETPELWKEMPNLVGRTSRPVTKVQNALNLLVKTPQKIIGIADISKQNRISSKAWSPESLKQCRVFLKKINSPNTKSATEECNICTVKLYDVSHQEENEDVLVGGTPPSTVNLPIQLHSSPKSQRKGGGKRGKQKSWSTSPSSPTKMLRQSRSSRGVLGARWCDFVLGSLK, translated from the exons atgtctcaacagaaattgagactcatcagaccaggcaacattttccagtcttcaactgtccaattttg TTCCTTAGGGCCAAGTGTGGAAGACCGGTCCAGGCTGGAGAAGGAAGGTGGTTCTAAAGCTCCAGTGGTCTGGAGAGTCACTGTGTTGGAGAAGGTCCTGTCTTCGCTTTGTTCCCATCATAGACTGCTACTCTGTCATATTTTAAAGGACATGCAGGAAGATTATAACATCTCTGTAACACTGCGGGATGCTCACAGAAGACAGTTTACGGCTGGATCTCTCAGTTGCCATGCTGATAAAAAATCACTTAATGAGGCCCCAATACTTACATTAAGTGACTGCTCAGTAACTGCTGGCATTTGTTGTAGAAAAGCTTGTAGGCTTCCAACGATTGCATTTTCTCCTCTATGCGTCTGTCTGAGGAACATTCATAGCAATGCCTGCCAAAATACATCTATGGCAAGTGTTGGGCAAGATATCTGTTCTAACCCCACTGTTTGTTGTGCTCACTCAAAACTACCCTCATGCCAGCTTCAGCACAATGGTGATCATAACTACATTTCTCTTGTAAAAGAAACTCTAATCACCCATCAATGTGATTGTAACTCTCACAATAGATGCCATAAAGGAAGCCGTAGCCCCTCCCCACCACCACTATCACCAAAGCCAGTGGACCTGGACTGTAAAATAGCGGTAAAGTCCAGTATCCTACAAATTCAGGACTGCAAGTCATTAAACATGGCACCACCTCCTCTCTTACCTCACAGAACTGAGGATGAAGATACAGCTTTGTACTCTAACACCCCTCTTCATGTGGGATCTCCTGATGAATGTTGTGAAAAGGTTGCACTGTTGCCTACACAAGCAGAGAAGGAGAATGACCACCACTGTGGGTCTTTTTTAGATCTAATTGATAGAGTCACTGAAAAGTTCAGAAGTATCCAACCTTCAGAGAAAGAACAAAATCTTCTTGCCCATGCTAGTCAAATATCCAAGACAGATGACACACATTTGACAGAAATTATAACAACTGTGCTACACAACAGTAGTGACAAAGATTACAACCTTAATGAGCTTTTACAACAGCATGTAGCCACTGAACAGCGATCCCCTCAGACACGTTCCCGTAAGAGACTGGAAACGTTAGTTGCCATGAGCAAGTCTCCTGATCTTCCATCATCAAGAAGACAAAGCTTACAAATCAAAAGAGATCTGGCCAGACTTAGTCAGACTTCATATTTCAAGAGGAACATAGGGTTTGAGAGAGATGGGTCCTTAAAAACGGGTAAAGCTGCACAGGTAACATACTCTCTTGTTGAACAGTCAGATTGTAGAAAGTTGGGCAGAATTCCCAAGGCAGGGGACTCAAAGCCTGTAAAAGATACCTTAGAAAATTTGACCACATATGCACAAACTAAGGAgacaccaaataaacaaaagaggCAAGAAACTCAACCCCAACTTGTAAGTCTTGAAGAAACAATGCCTCTTGATGATAGGGCACAATTGCAAACAACTATTAGTGACCGGAAGGTAAAAGCAAAAGctcacaaagagaaaaatctgaCTATTCAAGTTGGAAGAGCCAGACGAAATATTGTACCACCTCAGCGTTTCTCTTCCTATGTAACTGAGCCACGAAAAATGTATTTTGCAGCCTGTTTTTCAGAAAGTATATTCACCAAGCATTCCCTTAAGGACATTAGCTCAACAGCACTTGGCTCTACAGAAGAAATTGCCTGGCCAAATGATATATGTGACAAACACCCTTTTCAAACTGATGATAAACGAGAAGACTGTGATGTGCCACAGAACGTAACTTCATCAAAAAATCTGATTTCATCCAAAAAAGAGCAACCGTGTGAGCACAAGGATAATGGAAGGAATCCTGATAAAGAGAgtgcaagaaaaagaaaaccatGCCAGAATTCTACTTCACCATCAAAAAGATCTAAACGCCATATGACCAACAGTCTAAACACTGACTCACAAAATCCTACTGAAACTATGTCTAACTTTACTACAACTGAGAGTGGACAAGAAGATAAAACAAGCCTGTCTGGACTGAAATATGAAAGTCCAATAAAGCTCATGTTTGTTTCCTCTGTGACGGGTGAAGATGGTGTAAAATATACTCTCAAAGCAGCTGCTTCAGGCTCAAATTCCGACGGAGAGATGTTTGATCCATGCGTGGATTCCTCATGGTCAGGCAGTGCCATCGATGAACATTTCCAGGATACAGTCCTTGAATCAGTTTCAGGGAGAACTGTTGAACATGGTGGAAACAAGTACACTTCAACAAAAGTGGTTTCATGTGATGCAGTATTGCCCAGTTGTTCAAACAATGAAGATGAAATCCAAGAAACACTACCAATTGTACATGAAACATCTCCAGTAAAAAGGCGTCCTGGGCGCCCCAAAAAAATAGGACCACATATTGTGAAGTCTGTGAAACGTCCCATCGGCAGACCTCCAAAACCCAAAATAACGGACTTCTGTCCTTCAACTGGTACAACCGGTTCCAGTGCAGTAAATCACAGGACAACAGAAATGTCTTGTAAggataatagaaataaaaatctaaaaatcaccATAGCGAATGGAAGATCAAGAAGGGCAAAAAGAGTTGTTTCTGAAGATTTGAGCAATATCCCAGAACATCAACATGTTTTTGAACTATTAAATGGTGGCACACACAGTGAAATATGTTCTAGAAAGAATAGTAGTAACGATGAACTGCTTAAAGATCACCATTTTGTTATGCCTATTGAAGAAAGGAAATTTGTCTCTTCAGGCAGCAACATCAAATGTCAAAGACAGAGTGACATAGCAGTGTCAAGAAAACCAGGAAGACCTCCCAAAGTCAAAATTTCTGGGATCTCTGTCACTGTCACCACAGGGTCACCAAGGCAAAGAAAGATACATATAAAAAGGGACACAAATGATTCACATCTGCGCAGAAAGACTCTTATTGAATTTCAACCTTCCAAAGACCAGAAGACAATCTGCATTCCTACTGATATTCACAAGGATGTAGTGGATGCACCAAAAGAACATAGTCAGAATACCAGAGGGCAGTTCGTACCAGTGAGGCATTCTGTTAGAGAACGCAAACCCTCCATTCATTTGCTCCACTCTGTTGCTACTGCCAGATCCTGTGCATTGGTTCGCAGGTCACGAAAACTACTGCTGAATAAGGTTAGCTGTGAATCCAGCCAGAACACAAAGAACAACCAAGAGCAAGGAGAGCTCCCAAAAAATGCACTTTCCACGAGGACCAAGAATGTCAGTTGCATACAAGATGTTCGTTTTTCTACCATTTCGATGGACTCCATTTTTTCATCAAATGAGGGCTTCAGGTGGTGGCCCACCTTAGCATCACCTGAAACTTTAAATGAAGAGTTAGCTAGGAGGATCAAGCTAATGTCCAACACTTGGGTATCAGATGTTGGGTATCAGGCTAACAAGTCAGAGGAGattaaatcagattttaaatCGAAAACTTGTGAGAAGCTCAGAGGTTCTGCTAAGAAGTCTGCTTCTGCCATCAAAATGCTTTTTGAGGGAAACTGTAATATGGAGAAACTCTGTACTTGGTTTATGCAATCCACAGAGACTCAGTCCCTTGCTATTGTAAAGAAGACCACGGAAAAAAATCCTAAGGATGTCTTTCACTACAACCTCAGCAGACCCAATTGCAAAGGCAATGTTTGCCCAAGTCCACAAGCAGAGAGACTCAGGAAACATGTCAAGAAATTTGCTAAAGTTGTCCCAAAGAGTCCGTCAATGCACAAACAAGCACAAGAAATGCTGTCCAAATCAACAAGATTACAAGCCAAGAGAAAGCTTTTTAATACATCATCGTTTAAACAGAGGCATGACGTTAGACATAGAATGTCTAGGTCTAGAAGCACATGGGTTGTCTATAGAACAGCTCTGCTTAGAGCGAGGCTAAAGTTTAAAACCAAGCCTAGGACAACATTAGGAGGTGATATGGCACACAAAGTGTTTGGTGATCAAATGAGCACAAGGACTTCAGGTGCTGAGACTCCAGAATTATGGAAAGAAATGCCTAACTTGGTAGGAAGGACATCCAGACCAGTCACGAAAGttcaaaatgcattaaatctTCTTGTCAAAACTCCTCAGAAAATAATTGGGATTGCCGATATTTCAAAGCAGAACAGAATCAGCTCCAAAGCTTGGAGTCCAGAGTCCCTAAAGCAGTGCAGGGTGTTTCTGAAAAAGATAAACTCCCCAAACACAAAGTCAGCGACAGAGGAATGTAACATTTGCACAGTAAAGCTCTATGATGTCTCACATCAAGAGGAGAATGAGGATGTTTTGGTGGGAGGGACACCTCCCAGTACAGTTAACCTTCCAATACAGCTGCACTCATCCCCAAAAAGCCAGAGAAAGGGAGGAGGAAAAAGAGGCAAACAGAAAAGTTGGAGCACAAGTCCATCTTCCCCAACAAAAATGCTCAGACAATCGAGGAGCAGCAGGGGTGTTCTAggagcaaggtggtgtgactttgtgCTCG GGTCATTGAAATAA
- the LOC113044105 gene encoding uncharacterized protein LOC113044105 isoform X1 gives MATQCRSSRCTAERKGFRRELDSWRHKLIHCVGFESILEGIYGPRLLQDLSIFVECEPEAVDDWSMNANCSFCNLQLEKLNDQPAVAVPGSPPPAETPPPQGLSTSEKPQCQADQFLNAIFRKKEFPQSCDSSVPLVAQELMRKMIRRFALEYACKSQAHEGLNGLSETSELLPNQPDRDGPLDLTISRASQALQVDGVLDLSKKNTSAENETTQRMFSGSLGPSVEDRSRLEKEGGSKAPVVWRVTVLEKVLSSLCSHHRLLLCHILKDMQEDYNISVTLRDAHRRQFTAGSLSCHADKKSLNEAPILTLSDCSVTAGICCRKACRLPTIAFSPLCVCLRNIHSNACQNTSMASVGQDICSNPTVCCAHSKLPSCQLQHNGDHNYISLVKETLITHQCDCNSHNRCHKGSRSPSPPPLSPKPVDLDCKIAVKSSILQIQDCKSLNMAPPPLLPHRTEDEDTALYSNTPLHVGSPDECCEKVALLPTQAEKENDHHCGSFLDLIDRVTEKFRSIQPSEKEQNLLAHASQISKTDDTHLTEIITTVLHNSSDKDYNLNELLQQHVATEQRSPQTRSRKRLETLVAMSKSPDLPSSRRQSLQIKRDLARLSQTSYFKRNIGFERDGSLKTGKAAQVTYSLVEQSDCRKLGRIPKAGDSKPVKDTLENLTTYAQTKETPNKQKRQETQPQLVSLEETMPLDDRAQLQTTISDRKVKAKAHKEKNLTIQVGRARRNIVPPQRFSSYVTEPRKMYFAACFSESIFTKHSLKDISSTALGSTEEIAWPNDICDKHPFQTDDKREDCDVPQNVTSSKNLISSKKEQPCEHKDNGRNPDKESARKRKPCQNSTSPSKRSKRHMTNSLNTDSQNPTETMSNFTTTESGQEDKTSLSGLKYESPIKLMFVSSVTGEDGVKYTLKAAASGSNSDGEMFDPCVDSSWSGSAIDEHFQDTVLESVSGRTVEHGGNKYTSTKVVSCDAVLPSCSNNEDEIQETLPIVHETSPVKRRPGRPKKIGPHIVKSVKRPIGRPPKPKITDFCPSTGTTGSSAVNHRTTEMSCKDNRNKNLKITIANGRSRRAKRVVSEDLSNIPEHQHVFELLNGGTHSEICSRKNSSNDELLKDHHFVMPIEERKFVSSGSNIKCQRQSDIAVSRKPGRPPKVKISGISVTVTTGSPRQRKIHIKRDTNDSHLRRKTLIEFQPSKDQKTICIPTDIHKDVVDAPKEHSQNTRGQFVPVRHSVRERKPSIHLLHSVATARSCALVRRSRKLLLNKVSCESSQNTKNNQEQGELPKNALSTRTKNVSCIQDVRFSTISMDSIFSSNEGFRWWPTLASPETLNEELARRIKLMSNTWVSDVGYQANKSEEIKSDFKSKTCEKLRGSAKKSASAIKMLFEGNCNMEKLCTWFMQSTETQSLAIVKKTTEKNPKDVFHYNLSRPNCKGNVCPSPQAERLRKHVKKFAKVVPKSPSMHKQAQEMLSKSTRLQAKRKLFNTSSFKQRHDVRHRMSRSRSTWVVYRTALLRARLKFKTKPRTTLGGDMAHKVFGDQMSTRTSGAETPELWKEMPNLVGRTSRPVTKVQNALNLLVKTPQKIIGIADISKQNRISSKAWSPESLKQCRVFLKKINSPNTKSATEECNICTVKLYDVSHQEENEDVLVGGTPPSTVNLPIQLHSSPKSQRKGGGKRGKQKSWSTSPSSPTKMLRQSRSSRGVLGARWCDFVLGSLK, from the exons ATGGCGACCCAGTGCCGGAGCTCCAGATGCACGGCCGAAAGAAAAGGATTCCGGCGGGAACTCGACTCATGGCGACACAAACTCATCCACTGTGTCG ggtttGAAAGTATACTGGAGGGAATATATGGTCCAAGGCTGCTGCAAGATCTCAGTATATTTGTTG AGTGTGAACCAGAGGCTGTGGATGATTGGTCCATGAATGCAAATTGCTCTTTTTGCAACCTTCAGCTAGAGAAATTGAAT GACCAGCCTGCTGTGGCCGTGCCTGGCTCGCCACCACCTGCTGAAACACCCCCACCTCAGGGCCTGTCCACCTCTGAAAAACCCCAGTGCCAAGCAGACCAATTCCTCAATGCTATATTTCGTAAGAAGG AATTCCCTCAGAGCTGCGATTCCAGCGTACCGTTGGTGGCACAGGAGTTGATGCGCAAGATGATTCGGAGGTTTGCCTTAGAGTATGCATGTAAAAGCCAGGCTCACGAGGGCCTGAATGGCCTTAGCGAAACCTCTGAGCTTCTCCCCAATCAGCCGGATCGTGATGGGCCTCTGGACCTCACCATTAGCCGAGCTTCTCAGGCCCTGCAAG TTGATGGAGTACTTGACCTCTCAAAGAAAAACACATCAGCAGAAAATGAAACTACTCAAAGAATGTTTTCAGG TTCCTTAGGGCCAAGTGTGGAAGACCGGTCCAGGCTGGAGAAGGAAGGTGGTTCTAAAGCTCCAGTGGTCTGGAGAGTCACTGTGTTGGAGAAGGTCCTGTCTTCGCTTTGTTCCCATCATAGACTGCTACTCTGTCATATTTTAAAGGACATGCAGGAAGATTATAACATCTCTGTAACACTGCGGGATGCTCACAGAAGACAGTTTACGGCTGGATCTCTCAGTTGCCATGCTGATAAAAAATCACTTAATGAGGCCCCAATACTTACATTAAGTGACTGCTCAGTAACTGCTGGCATTTGTTGTAGAAAAGCTTGTAGGCTTCCAACGATTGCATTTTCTCCTCTATGCGTCTGTCTGAGGAACATTCATAGCAATGCCTGCCAAAATACATCTATGGCAAGTGTTGGGCAAGATATCTGTTCTAACCCCACTGTTTGTTGTGCTCACTCAAAACTACCCTCATGCCAGCTTCAGCACAATGGTGATCATAACTACATTTCTCTTGTAAAAGAAACTCTAATCACCCATCAATGTGATTGTAACTCTCACAATAGATGCCATAAAGGAAGCCGTAGCCCCTCCCCACCACCACTATCACCAAAGCCAGTGGACCTGGACTGTAAAATAGCGGTAAAGTCCAGTATCCTACAAATTCAGGACTGCAAGTCATTAAACATGGCACCACCTCCTCTCTTACCTCACAGAACTGAGGATGAAGATACAGCTTTGTACTCTAACACCCCTCTTCATGTGGGATCTCCTGATGAATGTTGTGAAAAGGTTGCACTGTTGCCTACACAAGCAGAGAAGGAGAATGACCACCACTGTGGGTCTTTTTTAGATCTAATTGATAGAGTCACTGAAAAGTTCAGAAGTATCCAACCTTCAGAGAAAGAACAAAATCTTCTTGCCCATGCTAGTCAAATATCCAAGACAGATGACACACATTTGACAGAAATTATAACAACTGTGCTACACAACAGTAGTGACAAAGATTACAACCTTAATGAGCTTTTACAACAGCATGTAGCCACTGAACAGCGATCCCCTCAGACACGTTCCCGTAAGAGACTGGAAACGTTAGTTGCCATGAGCAAGTCTCCTGATCTTCCATCATCAAGAAGACAAAGCTTACAAATCAAAAGAGATCTGGCCAGACTTAGTCAGACTTCATATTTCAAGAGGAACATAGGGTTTGAGAGAGATGGGTCCTTAAAAACGGGTAAAGCTGCACAGGTAACATACTCTCTTGTTGAACAGTCAGATTGTAGAAAGTTGGGCAGAATTCCCAAGGCAGGGGACTCAAAGCCTGTAAAAGATACCTTAGAAAATTTGACCACATATGCACAAACTAAGGAgacaccaaataaacaaaagaggCAAGAAACTCAACCCCAACTTGTAAGTCTTGAAGAAACAATGCCTCTTGATGATAGGGCACAATTGCAAACAACTATTAGTGACCGGAAGGTAAAAGCAAAAGctcacaaagagaaaaatctgaCTATTCAAGTTGGAAGAGCCAGACGAAATATTGTACCACCTCAGCGTTTCTCTTCCTATGTAACTGAGCCACGAAAAATGTATTTTGCAGCCTGTTTTTCAGAAAGTATATTCACCAAGCATTCCCTTAAGGACATTAGCTCAACAGCACTTGGCTCTACAGAAGAAATTGCCTGGCCAAATGATATATGTGACAAACACCCTTTTCAAACTGATGATAAACGAGAAGACTGTGATGTGCCACAGAACGTAACTTCATCAAAAAATCTGATTTCATCCAAAAAAGAGCAACCGTGTGAGCACAAGGATAATGGAAGGAATCCTGATAAAGAGAgtgcaagaaaaagaaaaccatGCCAGAATTCTACTTCACCATCAAAAAGATCTAAACGCCATATGACCAACAGTCTAAACACTGACTCACAAAATCCTACTGAAACTATGTCTAACTTTACTACAACTGAGAGTGGACAAGAAGATAAAACAAGCCTGTCTGGACTGAAATATGAAAGTCCAATAAAGCTCATGTTTGTTTCCTCTGTGACGGGTGAAGATGGTGTAAAATATACTCTCAAAGCAGCTGCTTCAGGCTCAAATTCCGACGGAGAGATGTTTGATCCATGCGTGGATTCCTCATGGTCAGGCAGTGCCATCGATGAACATTTCCAGGATACAGTCCTTGAATCAGTTTCAGGGAGAACTGTTGAACATGGTGGAAACAAGTACACTTCAACAAAAGTGGTTTCATGTGATGCAGTATTGCCCAGTTGTTCAAACAATGAAGATGAAATCCAAGAAACACTACCAATTGTACATGAAACATCTCCAGTAAAAAGGCGTCCTGGGCGCCCCAAAAAAATAGGACCACATATTGTGAAGTCTGTGAAACGTCCCATCGGCAGACCTCCAAAACCCAAAATAACGGACTTCTGTCCTTCAACTGGTACAACCGGTTCCAGTGCAGTAAATCACAGGACAACAGAAATGTCTTGTAAggataatagaaataaaaatctaaaaatcaccATAGCGAATGGAAGATCAAGAAGGGCAAAAAGAGTTGTTTCTGAAGATTTGAGCAATATCCCAGAACATCAACATGTTTTTGAACTATTAAATGGTGGCACACACAGTGAAATATGTTCTAGAAAGAATAGTAGTAACGATGAACTGCTTAAAGATCACCATTTTGTTATGCCTATTGAAGAAAGGAAATTTGTCTCTTCAGGCAGCAACATCAAATGTCAAAGACAGAGTGACATAGCAGTGTCAAGAAAACCAGGAAGACCTCCCAAAGTCAAAATTTCTGGGATCTCTGTCACTGTCACCACAGGGTCACCAAGGCAAAGAAAGATACATATAAAAAGGGACACAAATGATTCACATCTGCGCAGAAAGACTCTTATTGAATTTCAACCTTCCAAAGACCAGAAGACAATCTGCATTCCTACTGATATTCACAAGGATGTAGTGGATGCACCAAAAGAACATAGTCAGAATACCAGAGGGCAGTTCGTACCAGTGAGGCATTCTGTTAGAGAACGCAAACCCTCCATTCATTTGCTCCACTCTGTTGCTACTGCCAGATCCTGTGCATTGGTTCGCAGGTCACGAAAACTACTGCTGAATAAGGTTAGCTGTGAATCCAGCCAGAACACAAAGAACAACCAAGAGCAAGGAGAGCTCCCAAAAAATGCACTTTCCACGAGGACCAAGAATGTCAGTTGCATACAAGATGTTCGTTTTTCTACCATTTCGATGGACTCCATTTTTTCATCAAATGAGGGCTTCAGGTGGTGGCCCACCTTAGCATCACCTGAAACTTTAAATGAAGAGTTAGCTAGGAGGATCAAGCTAATGTCCAACACTTGGGTATCAGATGTTGGGTATCAGGCTAACAAGTCAGAGGAGattaaatcagattttaaatCGAAAACTTGTGAGAAGCTCAGAGGTTCTGCTAAGAAGTCTGCTTCTGCCATCAAAATGCTTTTTGAGGGAAACTGTAATATGGAGAAACTCTGTACTTGGTTTATGCAATCCACAGAGACTCAGTCCCTTGCTATTGTAAAGAAGACCACGGAAAAAAATCCTAAGGATGTCTTTCACTACAACCTCAGCAGACCCAATTGCAAAGGCAATGTTTGCCCAAGTCCACAAGCAGAGAGACTCAGGAAACATGTCAAGAAATTTGCTAAAGTTGTCCCAAAGAGTCCGTCAATGCACAAACAAGCACAAGAAATGCTGTCCAAATCAACAAGATTACAAGCCAAGAGAAAGCTTTTTAATACATCATCGTTTAAACAGAGGCATGACGTTAGACATAGAATGTCTAGGTCTAGAAGCACATGGGTTGTCTATAGAACAGCTCTGCTTAGAGCGAGGCTAAAGTTTAAAACCAAGCCTAGGACAACATTAGGAGGTGATATGGCACACAAAGTGTTTGGTGATCAAATGAGCACAAGGACTTCAGGTGCTGAGACTCCAGAATTATGGAAAGAAATGCCTAACTTGGTAGGAAGGACATCCAGACCAGTCACGAAAGttcaaaatgcattaaatctTCTTGTCAAAACTCCTCAGAAAATAATTGGGATTGCCGATATTTCAAAGCAGAACAGAATCAGCTCCAAAGCTTGGAGTCCAGAGTCCCTAAAGCAGTGCAGGGTGTTTCTGAAAAAGATAAACTCCCCAAACACAAAGTCAGCGACAGAGGAATGTAACATTTGCACAGTAAAGCTCTATGATGTCTCACATCAAGAGGAGAATGAGGATGTTTTGGTGGGAGGGACACCTCCCAGTACAGTTAACCTTCCAATACAGCTGCACTCATCCCCAAAAAGCCAGAGAAAGGGAGGAGGAAAAAGAGGCAAACAGAAAAGTTGGAGCACAAGTCCATCTTCCCCAACAAAAATGCTCAGACAATCGAGGAGCAGCAGGGGTGTTCTAggagcaaggtggtgtgactttgtgCTCG GGTCATTGAAATAA